The window CGTAGTACTCGTCGAACGTCTGTGTCAGAAGCCTCGCCATCGTACCTCCCTCGTCACCACCGCAAGCTGGTCACTCTCAGCGGCTGTTTTGGAGCCGTGCTCGGGTTTCTCGCGTTCGCCACACTCGGCGCACTCGGCGTTGGCTGGATCGGCTACGCGATTGGGGTTGTCGCTGCGATCGGGCTGGCCTGTCTGCTCCCGATGCTGGTGACGTCCCCGGTCTTGATGCGGGACGCGACGTCTACACAGGGATCCCTCGAGAATGCGCACCCGACCCCGCTCGAGCGGGCGTCGGCCGCAAAATCCGATTCCTCCAACACGGATCGCGATGGGCAGTCCGCACCCACGTCGACGGTGGATGCACAGAATCGACCTACCGTGGTGGACGTCTACGACCTCCTTCGGGAGCGATACGCCCGCGGTGAGCTTTCGGACGAGCAGTTCGAGCAGAAACTCGAGCGGTTGCTCGAAACTGACACGCTCGAGGCGAGTCGCGCGCTCATCGAGCAAGCACACGCCGATGAGGAGCGACCCGGTCGAATACGAACAGCACAGTCGGCGACTACCGATCGACAACAGCGCCTCGAGCGAGGCTCGAAGTGACGGCCGATGTCTCCCTGTCCACGACTACGTCGAGCCGAACCGGTGAAAACTGCGCGCAACCAGCCTCAAAGGAGCCGACTGCCGTGTGAGATACGATGGTAACGATTCTCGAGGTCGTCCTGATCGCGACGCTCGCCGGCTGTGCGACCGGGGTTGGAGCGCTCCCGGTGTTGATCACCGACCGGGTGAGCCACCGTCTGTACGACGGGGCGCTCGGGTTCGCCGCCGGGGTCATGGTCGGCGCGGCCGTCTTCGCGCTCGTCGTGCCGGGTCTGGAACTCGGGACGCCATTCGAAGTCGTCGCCGGGCTGGTCGCCGGCGGAGCGTTCTTGCTGATCACGAACGCCGCGCTCCCTCACCTCCACCTTCGGTTTCGTGAACACCAGCGGGAACTCGAGGGGACGACGCTCGTCGAGCCGGGGGTCGATCCCGAGCCACAGGTGGCTCGAGACGCTGACGGAGTCGGAGACGTTGACGATGCCGGCGGGGAGGAGGAACGTGATTCCGACGACCTTCGGCGTGCACTCCTGGTCGGAAGTACCGTCACGATCCACAACGTGCCCGAGGGGTTGGCCGTCGGCATCGCGTTCGCCAGCGGGGACGCGGCACTGGGCTTTGCCATCGCCACGGCCATTGCCATCCAGAACGTACCCGACGGATTCGCAATGGCCGTCCCTGCGGCTCGAGCGGGCGTCTCCGCCCCTAAAACGATCTTTTACACGACGCTTTCGGGTGGCGTGCCGGAACCGATCGCTGCCGCGGTCGGGTTCGCACTGGTCGCACTCGTCACCGGCGTTTTCCCCGTCGCGGCGGGGTTCGCTGCGGGCGCGATGATCGCCGTCGTGTTTCGGGAACTCGTACCCTCGAGCCACGGCCACGGCTATGCGGATACGGCGACGGCAGCGTTTCTGGCCGGATTCGCGGTGATGCTCGTCGTCGATACGGTGCTCGCGGTGTGATAGGGCATGGTGTACCAATGTACCGCCGAGCGCCTACCCCGTGGCGAACGCTCGGCAGTACGTGTCTACAACGATCCCTCTTGAATGGACGATGCTGGTCGTCGGCACTCCCGGTGAAGGCGAAGCCAACGGCCCGAGACGGCGATACGCTGACGCTGAATCACTCCGATTCGTCGTCGGTGTCGTTCTGAGCCGTCAACTCCTCGAGTCCCGGCGCTCGTCGCCTGACGACGAAGAGGACGACGCCGATCAGAATCAGGGGAATGACGATCATCACGACGAATATAAAGAGTATGACAGTGAGTTCGGGCAAGCCGGGTATACTCGCTGGAGTAACGAGACCGATCGCTGCAGCGAGCCCGGACTGGCGACCGTGCACGGTGCTAGCGAGAGAGCGCATGATACTCGAGTATCGGTTCAGCGATCACAAACCGGTTGCGGTTCACCGGTTGGCACCTGCTATGGTTTGCCGACCTGTAGTGTCGTATTTATTGAGTGTCATTCTGGAGACGCATCGCTCCAATTGAAGTCGGTGTGAACCCACCCCAGTAATCAATTGATCAACGTTATATTCTCAGCATCGCCATATTTGTCAGTGGGTTGGGTCGAAGGATTCTTATCGGTTACTCCCGTTGTCCCGATGATGAGTCAAGAGTCAAATCGGGGCCTCCAGCAGGGATTTCGACCAGAGACACCCCACAGCGCAGGGTCGCTGACCGTCGAATCCGGATTAGAAGCGCTTCGGACGAGCCCCGAGTTTGACGGGACGATCGAACCGCTCGATGGACTCGACGAATTCGAAACCTGCGAGCATATTGCGTTGTTCTATACGTCTCTCGAGGAGCGATTCGCCACTGTTACGCCGTTTATTCGTCAGGGTCTCGAGCAGGGCGAACGCGTCATGTACGTCATCGATACGCTCTCAGAGTCTACGGTTCTCTCGGAACTTCGTGGTGGAGACGTCGACATCGACGGTGCTGTCGAATCGGGCCAACTGACGTTTCACTCACTCGAGGAAACCTACCTTCGGTCTGGCCAGTTCGATTCCGATGATATGCTTTCGCTCTATGCCGATTGTATCGAGGAAGCGAAAGCGGAGTACCCTGGGCTTCGCGTCACCGCGAACACGAATTTTATCCTCGACGAGCATGCGACGATCGAGGAGTTCATGATTTATGAAAGCAAGGTGAACAATCTCTTTCAGGGAGAGGATTGTATCGCACTATGTCACTACGATTGTAATTCGATTCCGCCCAAAACGCTCGTGGACGTCATCCGAACGCATCCACACATCGTGTACAAAGACACGATCTGTCACAACTTCTATTACACCCCACCTGAGGAATTCTTCGATACAAATACGTCGATACGAGAGGTCGAACGAATGCTGAACACGCTGGTTGATCGCTCCGAGGCACGAGCCGAACTGAACGACACGATCCAGGAACTGGAGGAATCGAACGACCGACTCAAGCGGTTTGCGTACGTCGCCTCACACGATCTCCAGGAGCCGTTGCGAATGATTTCGAGCTACCTTCAGTTGCTCGAGTCCCGGTACGCGGACGAGCTCAACGACGAGGCATGCGAGTTTATCGATTTTGCCGTGGACGGTTCCGATCGAATGCGAGAGATGGTGGAAGGGTTACTGACCTACTCCCGAGTCGACATGGACGACTCGGCGTTCGAACCGGTCTCGTGTGAGGACATCGTCGATGACGTGCTGACCGACCTGCAGGTTCGAATCGATGAGACCGATGCAACGGTTTACGTCGACGCGTTGCCTCCCGTCGAGGGCAACGCACAGCAACTCGAGCAGCTCTTCTCGAATCTCCTCTCGAACGCGATCAAGTACAGTGGTGACGAGCCACCGCAGGTAGAGATCACCGCCGTTCAACAGGGCGATCGCTGTGTCTTCTCCGTTTCCGATAACGGGATCGGCATCGATCCGGCGTACGTCGATCAGATCTTCGAGATATTCAATCGCCTGCACTCGAACGAGGAATACCAGGGAACGGGACTCGGTCTTGCACTGTGTCGAAAGATCGTCAATCATCACGACGGAGATATCTGGGTCGATAGTGAGCCAGGGGATGGGACGACGTTTTACTTCACCCTCCCGCACTCCACGTAAGACCGTACCATGGACGACGAACCGCTGGAGGTGCTGGTGATCGAAGATAACCGTGGCGACGTTCGGCTGATCGAGGCTGGATTCGCCGAAAGTAGTGTCGACTGTTTCGTAACCGTCCTTGATAATGGAGAAGAGGCCCTCGACTATCTGTTTCAACGCAACGGGTACGAATCGACGGAACGACCGGATCTCGTCCTGCTGGATCTGAACGTGCCAAAACGGGACGGCAGAGCGGTTCTCGGACAGGTACAGGATGACTCTGATTTTTCCGCAATTCCATTTATCGTTCTTACCGGTTCGCAATCCAATAATCACGTTCTCGAAACGTATCACCTGGGGGCAGCGGGATATTTTGTGAAACCAGTTGACCCAAACGAGTTCATTTCACTCGTGGAAACGATCGCTGTCGCTCGCGTCTCGTCAGAGACAGTTCCGTCAGGAGAGTATGCGGATATCGATAGTATCACGTAAGCGTCCGTACCGCTCACTGTGGTACTTCGAATGTCACTCGAGTCCGAGGAACGACTCCGCGTTCTCCCAGAGGAGTTTTCGTTGAACGTCCTCGGGGAACTCGAGGGCACCGAACTGCTCGAGCCAGGGGTCGGGCTCGAGCATCGGGTAGTCGGTGCCGAACATGACCTTGTCGGCGAGCAGCGTCTTCGCGTAGTGGAGCATCTGGTCGTCGATGTATTTGGGCATCCAGCCCGAGAGATCCATGTAGACGTTCCCCTTCTGTTGGCAAATGGCGAGCTGTTCGCGTTCCCAGGGGAAGGCTGGATGGGCGATCAGGATCTGGAGGTCGGGGAAGTTCGCGGCGACGTCGTCGATCAACATCGGGTTGCCGTACTTGATTTTGAGGCCACGACCGCCGGGGGCACAGGCTCCGAGCGTCGAATTGCCGCCGTGGAAGACGACCGGAACACCCAGGTCTTCGATCGCTTCCCACAGCGGTTCGTGATCGGGGTCGGACGGGTCGAATCCCTGGGCGATCTGCTGGAATTTGAATCCCGAGAGATCGAGATCCTCGACACACCGGATGGCCTCCTCGACGCAGTCGTCTTTCAGCGGGTCGACCGACCCGAACCCGATGAAGAAGTCGGTGTAGGTGTCGCGCACCTCGGCGACGTAGTCGTTCGGAACCGGCGGGTTTCCGGTGTTCGTCTCGGCGTCCCAGCCGAGGAGGACTGCGCGGCCGACGCCCGCCTCTCGGTACTCCGCGATCATGTTCTCGTAGGTGTCGGTCTCGAGGTCGGCCCCGAATCGCTCGGCTGCGTCGCGCATCATCTCGCCGCCAGCGTCGTGGAGGAACTCGCTGGTCGGCTGGTGAGCGTGGGTGTCGATCGCTCGTGGCTCGTCTTCGGCCTCGAGCGCTGCCGGGCGTGTCATACTGGAGGGTCGTCAGGGGACGGTAAAAATTGCGCCGGTTCGTATCGCGTGTGTCGGTCGTCGACGCGAGTACGAACCTG of the Natronosalvus vescus genome contains:
- a CDS encoding ZIP family metal transporter; amino-acid sequence: MVTILEVVLIATLAGCATGVGALPVLITDRVSHRLYDGALGFAAGVMVGAAVFALVVPGLELGTPFEVVAGLVAGGAFLLITNAALPHLHLRFREHQRELEGTTLVEPGVDPEPQVARDADGVGDVDDAGGEEERDSDDLRRALLVGSTVTIHNVPEGLAVGIAFASGDAALGFAIATAIAIQNVPDGFAMAVPAARAGVSAPKTIFYTTLSGGVPEPIAAAVGFALVALVTGVFPVAAGFAAGAMIAVVFRELVPSSHGHGYADTATAAFLAGFAVMLVVDTVLAV
- a CDS encoding sensor histidine kinase gives rise to the protein MSQESNRGLQQGFRPETPHSAGSLTVESGLEALRTSPEFDGTIEPLDGLDEFETCEHIALFYTSLEERFATVTPFIRQGLEQGERVMYVIDTLSESTVLSELRGGDVDIDGAVESGQLTFHSLEETYLRSGQFDSDDMLSLYADCIEEAKAEYPGLRVTANTNFILDEHATIEEFMIYESKVNNLFQGEDCIALCHYDCNSIPPKTLVDVIRTHPHIVYKDTICHNFYYTPPEEFFDTNTSIREVERMLNTLVDRSEARAELNDTIQELEESNDRLKRFAYVASHDLQEPLRMISSYLQLLESRYADELNDEACEFIDFAVDGSDRMREMVEGLLTYSRVDMDDSAFEPVSCEDIVDDVLTDLQVRIDETDATVYVDALPPVEGNAQQLEQLFSNLLSNAIKYSGDEPPQVEITAVQQGDRCVFSVSDNGIGIDPAYVDQIFEIFNRLHSNEEYQGTGLGLALCRKIVNHHDGDIWVDSEPGDGTTFYFTLPHST
- a CDS encoding response regulator, producing MDDEPLEVLVIEDNRGDVRLIEAGFAESSVDCFVTVLDNGEEALDYLFQRNGYESTERPDLVLLDLNVPKRDGRAVLGQVQDDSDFSAIPFIVLTGSQSNNHVLETYHLGAAGYFVKPVDPNEFISLVETIAVARVSSETVPSGEYADIDSIT
- a CDS encoding amidohydrolase family protein, which produces MTRPAALEAEDEPRAIDTHAHQPTSEFLHDAGGEMMRDAAERFGADLETDTYENMIAEYREAGVGRAVLLGWDAETNTGNPPVPNDYVAEVRDTYTDFFIGFGSVDPLKDDCVEEAIRCVEDLDLSGFKFQQIAQGFDPSDPDHEPLWEAIEDLGVPVVFHGGNSTLGACAPGGRGLKIKYGNPMLIDDVAANFPDLQILIAHPAFPWEREQLAICQQKGNVYMDLSGWMPKYIDDQMLHYAKTLLADKVMFGTDYPMLEPDPWLEQFGALEFPEDVQRKLLWENAESFLGLE
- a CDS encoding SHOCT domain-containing protein — protein: MSEASPSYLPRHHRKLVTLSGCFGAVLGFLAFATLGALGVGWIGYAIGVVAAIGLACLLPMLVTSPVLMRDATSTQGSLENAHPTPLERASAAKSDSSNTDRDGQSAPTSTVDAQNRPTVVDVYDLLRERYARGELSDEQFEQKLERLLETDTLEASRALIEQAHADEERPGRIRTAQSATTDRQQRLERGSK